A region of the Pseudomonas sp. A34-9 genome:
GACCAATTGCCCCGCCGCCTTCAACCGCGCCAGTAACGACGCCAGTGTGCGCTTCAATGCATTGAGCAGATTGCGAATGCCCTTGGCCAGTTTCGGCAAGCGTCCGGCCAGGTTCGACAGGTCCTGAAACAGGAAGCGGTACTGCGCCAGCCGCTCGACGATCAAATGCAGAAACAGCCAGTAATCCTCTGGCGCGAGCTCCACATCGGAGGGGGGATCGAGCAGCGGTGCCAGTTCATGCTGAAAACGGTCGAACAACCCGAGAATCAGCGGTTCCTTGCCGTGGAAGTGGTAGTAGAGGTTGCCCGGGCTGATGCCCATTTCGTTGGCCACCTCCATGGTGGAGACGTTCGGCTCGCCCTTTTCGTTGAACAATTGCAAAGCACATTCGAGAATCCGGTCGCGGGTTTTCATCCAGTCTTCTTAGAAAAGTTCGGTTAAGCGTCAGCGCACACGCACGTAGGTACCGGGCGCGGCCTCCATCGGTGGATAGTTCGGGTTGCCGAGCGTGAACGAGGTTTCGTGCTGGGCGCCGGAACGCTGTTGAATCCATTCCAGCCACTGCGGCCACCAACTGCCGTCGACGTGTTTGCCGTCGTAATACCAGGCGCGCGGGTCACTGCTCATCTTGCCGTTTTCGACATACGCGGCTTTCGGGTTGCTCGGCGGGTTGAGAATGCTCTGCACATGGCCGCTGTTGGACAGCACGAAACGTCGCTCGCCACCCAGCAGCAGGGTCGAGCGGTACACCGCATCCCACGGCGTAATGTGGTCGTTCATGCCAGCGACGCTGAAGCTGTCGACGGTGACTTTTTGCAGGTCGATCGGCGTACCACACACTTCCAGTCCACCCGGATGGGTCAGCGGGTTGTGCTTG
Encoded here:
- a CDS encoding TetR/AcrR family transcriptional regulator, which translates into the protein MKTRDRILECALQLFNEKGEPNVSTMEVANEMGISPGNLYYHFHGKEPLILGLFDRFQHELAPLLDPPSDVELAPEDYWLFLHLIVERLAQYRFLFQDLSNLAGRLPKLAKGIRNLLNALKRTLASLLARLKAAGQLVSDTQALGQLVEQITMTLLFSLDYQRILDREGEVRLVVYQIMMLVAPHLLPPVKVATERMALQYLEDHD